One genomic segment of Nitrospirota bacterium includes these proteins:
- the nusG gene encoding transcription termination/antitermination protein NusG, whose amino-acid sequence MNKNWYVIHTYAGFEGRVKTSILERANQMGLVERLGQVLVPTEDVIEIKDGKRRQSKRKFFPGYVLVELESPLTDETVQMIKETPKVTGFVGGSTKPIPLTTEEAESLLKQVDQGAAAPREQVRFIKGDNVRIIDGPFLGFNGLVDEVDQDHSRVKVLVSIFGRSTPVELGFLQVERV is encoded by the coding sequence ATGAACAAGAACTGGTACGTGATTCATACCTATGCTGGATTCGAGGGGCGGGTGAAGACCAGCATCCTCGAACGAGCCAATCAAATGGGCTTGGTGGAGAGATTGGGTCAGGTGCTGGTTCCCACCGAGGATGTGATCGAGATCAAGGATGGGAAACGCCGCCAGTCCAAGCGCAAGTTCTTTCCGGGCTATGTCTTGGTCGAGCTGGAATCCCCGCTGACCGACGAGACCGTGCAGATGATCAAGGAGACGCCGAAAGTCACCGGCTTCGTGGGCGGCAGCACCAAGCCCATCCCCTTGACGACGGAAGAGGCGGAGTCGCTGCTGAAGCAGGTGGATCAGGGGGCCGCGGCGCCGCGGGAGCAGGTTCGTTTTATTAAGGGTGACAATGTGCGCATCATCGATGGGCCGTTTCTTGGTTTCAACGGCCTGGTGGACGAAGTGGACCAGGATCACAGCCGTGTCAAAGTGCTGGTCAGTATTTTTGGTCGCTCGACCCCAGTGGAGCTGGGCTTCTTGCAAGTGGAGCGTGTGTAA